A single region of the Zonotrichia leucophrys gambelii isolate GWCS_2022_RI chromosome 9, RI_Zleu_2.0, whole genome shotgun sequence genome encodes:
- the LOC135451687 gene encoding vasorin-like isoform X1, producing the protein MAWLSPWLVCKCSAKTMYQHFLFLFLLSFNPHKCQDQIPGEDPYEMPKDYQEVYRGTKNDVKEIPKIAKPFVSEMIFVQTSITSISKGAFRYMPNLTKILFIGNKIKTVEPGAFDNLDKLRDVDISGASLEKLSVGTFRNLPSLQRLELRDSQLRSIPKGLFDGLESLGELSLHINAIPSLPEGIFDSLVNLTFLDLSRNRITALPVNAFSKLTQLQVLRLYENELQELPEGLLDSQLELLELSLQRNRLRALPPMILRSLPHLEKLLLDNNLIRVLPPQSFFGLNKLKLLTLGSNHIMELPCCLFDIMPHLRELDLGRNSLATLPEGVFVNLTSLGKLILSHNQLSALPRRVFTGLSKLSDLQLDTNQLSALDEEVFASLPNLKTLNLRKNQLESVPQGLLDPLKKLSSVYLSGNPWKCDCNLCYLHRWILGNREKVKLSTQVSCKSPPQVAGQEVTLLRDEHLICPGTLPFNSTPSQKTSTFLSRGAVSTAAPDMLSLASLPIRTLPTPLPPVVTSAVLPTVPMEVAFTTLSPTKPSEIFVTIPTPAVLQKVFSTNPSTANKPKTSSTTPSTANVAKSFISTPSPAVLPKASITKLSTTTVPRSFITTPSPKAFITTSSPPVLPDASITTSSPTVLPKASTVTPSSSAEVPKASITTPSPAVSTSAIVRLQTPGATHPEPVPPTPASASTRVSTSSLAATTRQEPPALSVPRERPATIPQGTPITTPLVSAPSVAPWPFPRTAAVGTVPLASRSPSQHAPAPGRDWGYSTTCDSFTAGAQPTPTAPQQAPAPAGTVLLPTPPIPALSDSTSPSPASAPLTPSSHRAWGLSLWTSPWQCQVSLALGLAMLALQAACTLLGGVVAFLLHQDTRHPPGPPVRLLSLQALAAPGIPEPAPVPP; encoded by the exons ATGGCATGGCTCTCCCCGTGGCTTGTTTGTAAGTGCTCAGCCAA aacaatgtaccagcatttccttttccttttcctcttgtccttcAATCCCCATAAATGCCAAGATCAAATCCCGGGTGAAGATCCATATGAAATGCCCAAAGACTATCAGGAGGTCTACAGAGGGACAAAAAATGATGTCAAAGAGATCCCAAAGATTGCAAAGCCCTTTGTTTCTGAGATGATCTTTGTGCAAACCAGCATCACTTCTATAAGTAAAGGTGCCTTCAGGTACATGCCCAACCTGACCAAGATTTTGTTCATTGGCAACAAGATCAAGACTGTTGAACCTGGAGCCTTTGATAATTTGGACAAGTTGAGGGACGTGGACATCTCTGGTGCCTCATTAGAAAAACTATCTGTGGGCACTTTCCGAAACCTCCCAAGTTTacagaggctggagctgagagACAGCCAGCTCAGATCCATCCCCAAAGGCCTGTTTGATGGCCTGGAAAGTTTGggggagctctccctgcacatCAATGCAATTCCTTCTCTTCCAGAAGGCATTTTTGATTCTCTTGTCAATCTAACTTTTTTGGACCTGTCTAGAAACAGGATCACAGCTCTTCCTGTGAATGCCTTTAGCAAACTCACCCAGCTGCAAGTCCTCCGGCTGTATGAGAATGAGttgcaggagctcccagaggGACTGCTAGACagtcagctggagctgctggagctcagcctcCAGAGGAACAGGCTCAGGGCGCTGCCCCCCATGATTCTGAGGAGCCTGCCTCACCTGGAGAAACTCCTCTTGGACAACAACCTCATCAGGGTTCTCCCACCTCAGAGCTTTTTTGGTTTAAACAAACTGAAGTTGCTGACTCTGGGCTCAAACCATATTATGGAGCTCCCCTGCTGCCTTTTTGACATCATGCCACACTTGAGGGAGTTGGATCTGGGCAGGAACAGTTTGGCCACACTTCCAGAGGGCGTCTTTGTCAACCTCACATCCCTTGGCAAGCTCATCTTGTCCCACAACCAGCTCTCAGCCCTGCCAAGAAGGGTCTTCACTGGGCTCAGCAAGCTCTCGGACCTCCAGCTGGACACAAatcagctctctgctctggaTGAAGAGGTCTTTGCTTCTCTCCCAAATCTGAAAACCCTCAATCTTCGAAAGAACCAGCTGGAAAGTGTTCCTCAAGGGCTCCTAGACCCTCTGAAGAAGCTCAGCTCGGTGTATCTGAGTGGTAACCCCTGGAAATGTGACTGTAACCTCTGCTACCTGCACCGCTGGATTCTAGGCAACAGGGAGAAGGTCAAATTGTCCACCCAAGTCTCCTGCAAGAGCCCACCCCAAGTGGCAGGGCAAGAAGTAACATTGCTGAGGGACGAACACCTGATTTGCCCAGGTACTCTGCCATTTAACTCCACACCATCACAAAAGACATCAACATTCCTGTCACGTGGAGCTGtgtccacagcagctccagacatGCTGTCACTGGCATCCTTACCCATCAGGACACTGCCAACCCCTCTTCCACCTGTGGTCACCTCTGCTGTGTTGCCAACCGTGCCCATGGAGGTTGCCTTCACCACTCTGTCACCAACCAAGCCATCTGAGATCTTTGTCACCATCCCAacaccagctgtgctgcagaaggtTTTCAGCACCAACCCATCAACAGCCAATAAGCCCAAGACCTCCAGCACCACACCATCAACAGCCAATGTGGCAAAGTCCTTCATCAGCACCCCAtcaccagctgtgctgccaaagGCCTCCATCACCAAGCTGTCAACAACCACTGTGCCCAGGTCCTTCATCACCACACCATCACCAAAAGCCTTCATCACCACCTCATCACCACCTGTGCTGCCAGACGCCTCCATTACCACCTCATCACCCACTGTGCTGCCAAAGGCCTCCACTGTCACACCATCATCATCAGCTGAGGTGCCCAAGGCTTCCATCACCACCCCATCACCAGCTGTTTCAACTTCAGCCATTGTAAGGCTACAGACTCCTGGGGCCACCCACCCAGAACCTGTGCCACCCACTCCAGCTTCTGCCTCCACACGGGTGTCAACAAGCTCACTGGCAGCCACCACCAGACAGGAGCCTCCTGCTCTCTCAGTGCCCAGGGAGAGGCCAGCCAccatcccacagggaacacCCATAACCACCCCCCTTGTCTCAGCTCCCTCCGTGGCTCCCTGGCCATTCCCCAGgactgctgctgtgggcacagtcCCGCTGGCCTCCCGTTCACCATCACAGCATGCTCCTGCACCAGGCAGGGACTGGGGCTATTCCACCACCTGTGACTCGTTCACTGCTGGTGCCCAGCCCACCCccactgctccccagcaggctcctgccccagcaggcacCGTCCTGCTCCCAACACCTCCCATCCCCGCACTATCAGACAGcaccagcccctctccagcctctgcaCCCCTGACCCCCAGCAGTCATCGTGCCTGGGGCCTGTCCCTGTGGACCAgcccatggcagtgccaggtgtccctggccTTGGGGCTGGCcatgctggcactgcaggctgcctgCACACTGCTGGGAGGGGTGGTCGCCTTCCTTCTCCACCAGGACACCCGCCACCCCCCCGGGCCACCCGTGAGGCTGCTGAGCCTtcaggctctggctgctccGGGGATCCCTGAGCCAGCCCCGGTGCCACCTTGA
- the LRRC15 gene encoding leucine-rich repeat-containing protein 15, whose protein sequence is MEQGGWQRWLLLLLGIQLASSQCPEQCQCVRSAQVECFGADISTVPSPIPANAMTLQIINTRIAELGNAAFGNASLLIGLRVEKNLLSRISPGAFQNLPDLRYLSLASNKLQELPVQVFEPLDKLESLLLSSNQILQVEPSHFAHLSNLKELQLHGNNLKELQEGVFDQLTSLTKLNLARNNIDRLPPRAFERLARLQVLRLYENRLRHIPVGTFDGLPELQELGLHQNQLETLSPELFVHNTNLQKLYLSNNFLTTLPSGIFLPLHALAKITLHVNRLRDISPSAFGPTPNLQELWLYENELSSLPTAVFSNLTQLQLLVLSKNRLRSVPPGAFQGLGELLELSLHSNALRRLDARALEGMPKLQNISLHHNQLQALPRGLFKATPGLRHLQLHSNALEYLPAGIFSPLTALREVRLHNNSWRCDKGILPLQGWLQENPHRVGEIPPLCAQPPALQGIPIAGLPQDHFIDPQPPTAAAPHPSTLLPADTSVAASDDASAAEDASMEPPTGLPASPHEGEEEKKEEEERGQWGLTRLQSGVVVAVIVLVSVALLAALVALVVYGCRKKSHVVLMRMKAPNEWHCCLRTAAVGQVRAAPPQQEQLVPGFPSAQKTLSHPSQQHPCTSATYLVTDPVMPHLCRLLIYVLLGLGSLLVGALSPSCPPACQCYDTSKVFCSNERIREIPEGLPGSATHLFFVETALTSIRSGHLGSSTTLTKLVFIKNNIQELQPGAFQGLPSLTELEVSGNPLPAVSPGTLAGLTSLSKLSLSANTIRTLQPGLFTASCRLQDLSLAGNRIEALPPGIFRPLRRLQALDLSQNALPELPDGLLAPLVALRVLKLSDNLLARLPPGAFRALGQLTELHLDGNQLEELPSGIFSRLGALRRLQLQHNALGSLAPDIFTGLLNLTVLSLEGNNLAIVPALLFAGTPGLLHLSLSRNQLETLPQELFANLSVLETLELSHNAIDHLPIGAFQGLEGLTELQLSHNNLSRLPAGLLAGLPLLTALVLDHNRLARLPAGLFDANDELVRVGLAGNPWLCDCHLSYLLHWLQSFAEPLTHGQAFCANPAALQGRSLLEVSRGQLQCPGAHGVPPEEGWDTDAPGQCTYSDPEGTVSVACNATSCQQLNLRLPPPGPERGLGAAYRRAWLLRSRCGTLQVSVLVTAQRGSEVTPPAPPAVP, encoded by the exons atggagcagggaggctggcagcggtggctgctgctgctgctgggcatccagctggccagcagccagtgcccagagcagtgccagTGTGTCCGCAGTGCCCAGGTGGAGTGCTTTGGTGCCGACATCAGCACggtgcccagccccatccctgccaacGCCATGACCCTGCAGATCATCAACACGCGCATCGCCGAGCTGGGCAACGCCGCCTTCGGCAACGCCTCCCTGCTCATCGGGCTGCGCGTGGAGAAGAACCTCCTGTCTCGCATCAGCCCCGGGGCCTTCCAGAACCTGCCCGACCTGCGCTACCTCAGCCTGGCCAGCAAcaagctgcaggagctccctgtgcaggTCTTTGAGCCTCTGGACAAGCTGGAgtctctgctcctctccagcaaCCAGATCCTCCAGGTTGAGCCTTCCCACTTCGCCCATCTGAGCAACctcaaagagctgcagctgcacggGAACaacctgaaggagctgcaggagggggtGTTTGACCAGCTGACCAGCCTCACCAAGCTCAACCTGGCCAGGAACAACATCGACCGCCTGCCGCCCCGGGCCTTCGAGCGGCTGGCGCGGCTGCAGGTGCTGCGGCTCTACGAGAACCGGCTCCGGCACATCCCAGTGGGCACCTTCGATGGGCTGccggagctgcaggagctggggctgcaccagAACCAGCTGGAGACGCTGTCCCCGGAGCTCTTTGTGCACAACACCAACCTGCAGAAGCTCTACCTGTCCAACAACTTCCTCACCACTCTGCCGAGCGGCATCTTCTTGCCCCTGCACGCTCTTGCCAAGATCACCCTGCACGTCAACCGCCTGCGGGACATCTCCCCCAGCGCCTTTGGGCCTACGCCCaacctgcaggagctctggcttTACGAGAATGAGCTTTCCAGCCTCCCCACTGCTGTCTTCAGCAACctgacccagctgcagctcctggttctCAGCAAGAACCGGCTGCGGTCGGTGCCACCGGGGGCTTTCCAGggcctgggggagctgctggagctgtcgCTGCACTCCAATGCCCTGCGCCGCCTGGATGCCCGGGCACTGGAGGGGATGCCCAAGCTGCAGAACATCTCTCTGCACCACAACCAGCTGCAGGCGCTGCCACGGGGCCTCTTCAAGGCCACCCCTGGGCTGCggcacctgcagctgcactcCAATGCCCTGGAGTACCTGCCCGCCGGCATCTTCTCCCCGCTGACGGCCCTGAGAGAGGTGAGGCTGCACAACAACTCCTGGCGCTGTGACAAGGGcatcctgcccctgcagggctggctgcaggagaaCCCTCACAGGGTGGGTGAGATACCCCCGCTGTGTGCCCAGCCTCCCGCCCTGCAGGGCATCCCCATCGCCGGGCTGCCACAGGACCACTTCATCGACCCCCAGccccccactgctgctgctcctcatcccagcaccctgctgcctgctgacACCTCTGTGGCAGCCTCAGATGAtgcctcagcagcagaagaTGCCTCGATGGAGCCCCCCACGGGGCTGCCAGCCTCCCCACatgagggtgaggaggagaagaaagaggaggaagagagggggCAGTGGGGGCTGACACGCCTGCAGAGTGGGGTGGTGGTAGCAGTCATTGTGTTGGTGAGtgtggccctgctggctgctctggtggcactggtggtcTATGGCTGTAGGAAGAAGAGCCACGTTGTGCTCATGAGGATGAAGGCTCCGAATGAA tggcactgctgcctgaggactgctgctgtgggacaag TGAGGGCAGCTCCGCCCCAGCAGGAACAGCTTGTTCCTGGCTTCCCATCCGCCCAGAAAAcactgtcccatcccagccagcagcatccctgcacatCTGCCACATATTTGGTGACCGACCCCGTGATGCCACACTTG TGCAGGCTGCTGATCTacgtgctgctggggctggggtccctGCTGGTGGGggcactgtccccatcctgcccccCTGCCTGCCAGTGCTATGACACCTCCAAAGTCTTCTGCTCAAATGAAAGGATACGGGAGATCCCGGAGGGCCTGCCAGGAAGTGCCACCCACCTCTTCTTTGTGGAGACAGCCCTGACCAGCATCCGCAGCGGGCACTTGGGCTCCAGCACCACGCTCACCAAGCTGGTCTTCATCAAAAACAacatccaggagctgcagcctggtgcCTTtcaggggctgcccagcctCACTGAGCTGGAAGTGTCAGGCAACCCCTTGCCAGCtgtgagccctgggacactAGCAGGCTTGACCAGCCTCAGCAAGCTCTCCCTCAGTGCCAACACCATCCgcaccctgcagccagggctcttCACTGCCTCTTGCCGCCTGCAGGACCTGAGCTTGGCAGGGAACAGGATCGAGGCACTGCCCCCTGGCATCTTCCGCCCACTCCGGCGGCTCCAGGCCCTGGACCTGTCACAGAATGCTCTGCCCGAGCTGCCGGATGGGCTGCTGGCCCCACTTGTCGCCCTTCGTGTCCTCAAGCTCAGTGACAACCTGCTGGCACGGCTGCCTCCTGGTGCTTTCAGGGCACTTGGCCAGCTCACCGAGCTCCACCTGGACGGCAaccagctggaggagctgccctcgggcatcttctccaggctgggggcactgcggcggctgcagctgcagcacaatgccctgggcagcctggcccCCGACATCTTCACGGGTCTCCTCAACCTCACTGTCCTCAGCCTGGAGGGCAACAACCTGGCCATCGTGCCTGCCCTCCTGTTCGCTGGCACCCCTGGCCTCCTCCACCTCTCGCTGTCTCGCAATCAGCTGGAGACACTGCCCCAGGAGCTCTTTGCGAACCTGTCAGTGCTGGAAACCCTGGAGCTCTCACACAATGCCATAGATCACCTGCCCATCGGGGCTTTCCAGGGTCTGGAAGGGctgacagagctccagctgagccACAACAACCTTTCCAGGCTGCCGGCGGGGCTGCTGGCCGGGCTGCCCCTCCTTACGGCCCTGGTGCTGGACCACAACCGCCTGGCCCGCCTGCCCGCGGGGCTCTTCGATGCCAACGATGAGTTGGTGCgtgtggggctggctggcaATCCCTGGCTCTGCGACTGCCACCTCTCCTACCTCCTGCACTGGCTCCAGAGCTTTGCTGAGCCCCTCACCCACGGCCAAGCCTTCTGTGCCAATCCCGCTGCTCTCCAGGGCCGGTCCCTGCTGGAGGTTTCCCGCGGGCAGCTGCAGTGCCCGGGAGCACACGGTGTGCCCCCGGAggagggctgggacacagatgCTCCGGGGCAGTGCACCTACAGCGACCCCGAGGGCACGGTGAGCGTGGCCTGCAATGCCACATCGTGCCAGCAGCTGAACCTGCGCCTCCCTCCTCCCGGGCCGGAGCGGGGCCTGGGGGCGGCCTACCGGCGGGCCTGGCTGCTGCGCTCCCGCTGCGGCACGCTGCAGGTCAGCGTCCTtgtcacagcacagagagggagCGAGGTCACACCACCAGCTCCCCCCGCCGTGCCCTAA
- the LOC135451687 gene encoding vasorin-like isoform X2, which yields MALPVACLTMYQHFLFLFLLSFNPHKCQDQIPGEDPYEMPKDYQEVYRGTKNDVKEIPKIAKPFVSEMIFVQTSITSISKGAFRYMPNLTKILFIGNKIKTVEPGAFDNLDKLRDVDISGASLEKLSVGTFRNLPSLQRLELRDSQLRSIPKGLFDGLESLGELSLHINAIPSLPEGIFDSLVNLTFLDLSRNRITALPVNAFSKLTQLQVLRLYENELQELPEGLLDSQLELLELSLQRNRLRALPPMILRSLPHLEKLLLDNNLIRVLPPQSFFGLNKLKLLTLGSNHIMELPCCLFDIMPHLRELDLGRNSLATLPEGVFVNLTSLGKLILSHNQLSALPRRVFTGLSKLSDLQLDTNQLSALDEEVFASLPNLKTLNLRKNQLESVPQGLLDPLKKLSSVYLSGNPWKCDCNLCYLHRWILGNREKVKLSTQVSCKSPPQVAGQEVTLLRDEHLICPGTLPFNSTPSQKTSTFLSRGAVSTAAPDMLSLASLPIRTLPTPLPPVVTSAVLPTVPMEVAFTTLSPTKPSEIFVTIPTPAVLQKVFSTNPSTANKPKTSSTTPSTANVAKSFISTPSPAVLPKASITKLSTTTVPRSFITTPSPKAFITTSSPPVLPDASITTSSPTVLPKASTVTPSSSAEVPKASITTPSPAVSTSAIVRLQTPGATHPEPVPPTPASASTRVSTSSLAATTRQEPPALSVPRERPATIPQGTPITTPLVSAPSVAPWPFPRTAAVGTVPLASRSPSQHAPAPGRDWGYSTTCDSFTAGAQPTPTAPQQAPAPAGTVLLPTPPIPALSDSTSPSPASAPLTPSSHRAWGLSLWTSPWQCQVSLALGLAMLALQAACTLLGGVVAFLLHQDTRHPPGPPVRLLSLQALAAPGIPEPAPVPP from the exons ATGGCTCTCCCCGTGGCTTGTTT aacaatgtaccagcatttccttttccttttcctcttgtccttcAATCCCCATAAATGCCAAGATCAAATCCCGGGTGAAGATCCATATGAAATGCCCAAAGACTATCAGGAGGTCTACAGAGGGACAAAAAATGATGTCAAAGAGATCCCAAAGATTGCAAAGCCCTTTGTTTCTGAGATGATCTTTGTGCAAACCAGCATCACTTCTATAAGTAAAGGTGCCTTCAGGTACATGCCCAACCTGACCAAGATTTTGTTCATTGGCAACAAGATCAAGACTGTTGAACCTGGAGCCTTTGATAATTTGGACAAGTTGAGGGACGTGGACATCTCTGGTGCCTCATTAGAAAAACTATCTGTGGGCACTTTCCGAAACCTCCCAAGTTTacagaggctggagctgagagACAGCCAGCTCAGATCCATCCCCAAAGGCCTGTTTGATGGCCTGGAAAGTTTGggggagctctccctgcacatCAATGCAATTCCTTCTCTTCCAGAAGGCATTTTTGATTCTCTTGTCAATCTAACTTTTTTGGACCTGTCTAGAAACAGGATCACAGCTCTTCCTGTGAATGCCTTTAGCAAACTCACCCAGCTGCAAGTCCTCCGGCTGTATGAGAATGAGttgcaggagctcccagaggGACTGCTAGACagtcagctggagctgctggagctcagcctcCAGAGGAACAGGCTCAGGGCGCTGCCCCCCATGATTCTGAGGAGCCTGCCTCACCTGGAGAAACTCCTCTTGGACAACAACCTCATCAGGGTTCTCCCACCTCAGAGCTTTTTTGGTTTAAACAAACTGAAGTTGCTGACTCTGGGCTCAAACCATATTATGGAGCTCCCCTGCTGCCTTTTTGACATCATGCCACACTTGAGGGAGTTGGATCTGGGCAGGAACAGTTTGGCCACACTTCCAGAGGGCGTCTTTGTCAACCTCACATCCCTTGGCAAGCTCATCTTGTCCCACAACCAGCTCTCAGCCCTGCCAAGAAGGGTCTTCACTGGGCTCAGCAAGCTCTCGGACCTCCAGCTGGACACAAatcagctctctgctctggaTGAAGAGGTCTTTGCTTCTCTCCCAAATCTGAAAACCCTCAATCTTCGAAAGAACCAGCTGGAAAGTGTTCCTCAAGGGCTCCTAGACCCTCTGAAGAAGCTCAGCTCGGTGTATCTGAGTGGTAACCCCTGGAAATGTGACTGTAACCTCTGCTACCTGCACCGCTGGATTCTAGGCAACAGGGAGAAGGTCAAATTGTCCACCCAAGTCTCCTGCAAGAGCCCACCCCAAGTGGCAGGGCAAGAAGTAACATTGCTGAGGGACGAACACCTGATTTGCCCAGGTACTCTGCCATTTAACTCCACACCATCACAAAAGACATCAACATTCCTGTCACGTGGAGCTGtgtccacagcagctccagacatGCTGTCACTGGCATCCTTACCCATCAGGACACTGCCAACCCCTCTTCCACCTGTGGTCACCTCTGCTGTGTTGCCAACCGTGCCCATGGAGGTTGCCTTCACCACTCTGTCACCAACCAAGCCATCTGAGATCTTTGTCACCATCCCAacaccagctgtgctgcagaaggtTTTCAGCACCAACCCATCAACAGCCAATAAGCCCAAGACCTCCAGCACCACACCATCAACAGCCAATGTGGCAAAGTCCTTCATCAGCACCCCAtcaccagctgtgctgccaaagGCCTCCATCACCAAGCTGTCAACAACCACTGTGCCCAGGTCCTTCATCACCACACCATCACCAAAAGCCTTCATCACCACCTCATCACCACCTGTGCTGCCAGACGCCTCCATTACCACCTCATCACCCACTGTGCTGCCAAAGGCCTCCACTGTCACACCATCATCATCAGCTGAGGTGCCCAAGGCTTCCATCACCACCCCATCACCAGCTGTTTCAACTTCAGCCATTGTAAGGCTACAGACTCCTGGGGCCACCCACCCAGAACCTGTGCCACCCACTCCAGCTTCTGCCTCCACACGGGTGTCAACAAGCTCACTGGCAGCCACCACCAGACAGGAGCCTCCTGCTCTCTCAGTGCCCAGGGAGAGGCCAGCCAccatcccacagggaacacCCATAACCACCCCCCTTGTCTCAGCTCCCTCCGTGGCTCCCTGGCCATTCCCCAGgactgctgctgtgggcacagtcCCGCTGGCCTCCCGTTCACCATCACAGCATGCTCCTGCACCAGGCAGGGACTGGGGCTATTCCACCACCTGTGACTCGTTCACTGCTGGTGCCCAGCCCACCCccactgctccccagcaggctcctgccccagcaggcacCGTCCTGCTCCCAACACCTCCCATCCCCGCACTATCAGACAGcaccagcccctctccagcctctgcaCCCCTGACCCCCAGCAGTCATCGTGCCTGGGGCCTGTCCCTGTGGACCAgcccatggcagtgccaggtgtccctggccTTGGGGCTGGCcatgctggcactgcaggctgcctgCACACTGCTGGGAGGGGTGGTCGCCTTCCTTCTCCACCAGGACACCCGCCACCCCCCCGGGCCACCCGTGAGGCTGCTGAGCCTtcaggctctggctgctccGGGGATCCCTGAGCCAGCCCCGGTGCCACCTTGA